The Isorropodon fossajaponicum endosymbiont JTNG4 genome segment TTATCCATTGATTTAGGCGATGGAACAAGTATGCGAAAAGCTGAAAAACCATTGCCGTTTGCTGCAGGTTCTGGCACTATTATCAAACTTATTGATGATGAAGTACTGCAAATGACACCTGGTGAAAAGCGCACCATTATCGCCCCTTTTAACCAAATTTATGGCAACAGCAAGCGTGGTAATCTCTCTCAA includes the following:
- a CDS encoding FKBP-type peptidyl-prolyl cis-trans isomerase, whose amino-acid sequence is MRKAEKPLPFAAGSGTIIKLIDDEVLQMTPGEKRTIIAPFNQIYGNSKRGNLSQDSILIFKLELLSINDIH